DNA sequence from the Sphingomonas bisphenolicum genome:
ACCCGCTTATCGCGCGATCGGCACCGAGCCTTTCTGGGCGGTCACTGTCCGCGGGTCGACCGCTACGCTGGAACGGCCGGACCATGCGCCGCAGCGCTTTTCCGTGCGGACGGAGGCGGACGACAAGGCTATCCGCTATCAGGGCGACGGCTTTGCCATGACGCTGACGCAAGGACCGTGCAGCGACGGCATGAGCGATGCGATCTGGTCCGACCGGGTGCAGGTGGCGTTCGGCGAGGGGACGCTGAAAGGCTGCGGCGGCGAACGGGATGGGGGTGAACGGGACGGGGGCGAACGGGACGGGGGCGACGACGCGCCTTAATCCGCGCGCATCGCTTCGGCCACCAGCGCTTCGGCCTCTATCAGCAGCGCATCCTCGGCCGCTGATTGCGCCACATGTTCGCGGCCGATCAGGATCAGCACCGGCACGGCGAGCGGACTGACCCGTTCCAGCGTGACATGGAGCATCGTCGTCGCCGCCCGGTCGATCAGGTCGCCCAGCCGCCCGACATCGGTCATGCGCGCGCGCGCATCGGCCCAGGCGGCCTTCAGGAGCAGATGGTCGGGCTGATATTTGCGCAGCACGTCATAGATGAGGTCGGTCGAGAAGGTCACCTGCCGCCCGGTCTTGCGCTTGCCCGGATGCTGACGCTCGATCAGGCCCGAAATCACCGCCACATCGCGAAAGGCGCGCTTCAGGAGGCTCGATTGCTCGACCCAGTCGACAAATTCATGGTCGAGGATATCGGCGGAAAACAGGCTTTGCGGATCGGTCACGGGCTTCAGTCCATAGACCGCCAGCGCATAGTCGTTGGAGACGAAACCCAAGGGCATCAGCCCCTGGCTCTCCATCCGCCGGGTCAGCAACATGCCGAGCGACTGATGCGCGTTCCAGCCTTCGAAACTGTAACAGACGAGATAATGGCGCCCTTCATGCGGGAAGGTTTCGATCAAAAGCTGGCCGGGCTGGGGCAGGGCGGAGCGTAATTTCTGCATCTCCAGCCATTCGCGCACATCGGGCGGGAAGCGATGCCATTCCTGCGGCGCCGCCAGGAAATGCCGCACCCGGTCGGCGAGGCGGGTGGACATCGCCATGCGGGTGCCGCCCCAACTGGGAATGCGCGCCTGTTTCGATGTCGCCCGGACCGTGAGGTCGGACGTGTCCATCCGCACCACCTCCAGCGCCATGCCGGAGAAGAAGAAACTGTCGCCGGGGCGTAGCTGCGCCGCGAAGCCTTCCTCGACCGTGCCCAGCTTGCGCCCGTTGGCGAAGCGAACAGCGAGCGCCGGCTGGTCGACGATGATGCCGGCATTGAGCCGATGCTGCTGGATGAAGCGCGGGTGGGACACGCGCCAAAGCACATTGCCCTGGCCATCATCGTCCTGCGTCAGCCGCTTGAACCGGTCATAGGCGCGCAGCGCATAGCCGCCACCCTCGATGAAATGCAGGACATGGTCGAAGGCTTCGGCGGTCAGCCCGCTATAGGGCGTGGCGGATCGCAGCTCGTCCAGCAGATCCTCCGCCCGGAACGGCCCGGCGCAGGCCAGGCCCATCACATGCTGGACCAGCACATCCAGGCTGCCGGCGCGGAAATCGTCGGCGTCGCGCTCGCCCGCCTCGACGGCATCGAGGGCGGCGCGCGCCTCCAGATATTCGAAGCGGTTCCCCGGAATCAGGATCGCCTCGCTCGCCTGATCCAGCCGGTGATTGGCGCGACCGATCCGCTGGAGCAGGCGTGACGATCCCTTGGGCGCGCCCATCTGGATCACGCAATCGACATTGCCCCAGTCGACGCCAAGATCGAGCGAGGCCGTCGCCACCAAGGCGCGCAGCTTGCCTGCCGCCATCGCGGATTCGACCTTGCGCCGCGCCTCGATCGACAGGCTGCCATGGTGGATGGCGATCGGCAGGTTGGCGTCATTGACGGACCAGAGTTCCTGGAAGATGAGTTCGGCGAGGCCGCGCGTATTGCAGAAGACCAGCGTCGTCTGCCGCGCCTCTATCTCCGCCATCACCTGTTTCGCGGCATATTTGCCCGAATGGCCCGACCAGGGGACGCGGCCTTCGGGGATCAGGATGGCGACGTTCGGCTCCGCGCCCGCTTCGCCCATCACCGGCGTCACCCTGTCGATATCGCCATCGGGTGCGAGCCAGGCGCGATAGGCGTCGACATCGGCGACCGTGGCGGACAGGGCGACGCGGCGCAGCGCCGGGTTGATCGCCTGCAACCGCGCCATCGACAGGCTGAGCAGGTCGCCTCGCTTCTGCGTGGCGAAGGCATGGACTTCATCGACGATCACGGTCCGCAGGTCGGAAAAGAGCAAGGCCGCGTCGGGATAGCTGAGCAGCAGCGACAGCGATTCGGGCGTGGTCAGCAATATCTGCGGCGGACGGACGCGCTGCCGCGCCTTGCGATCGGACGGCGTGTCGCCGGTGCGCGTCTCCACGCTGATGGGAAGCCCCATCTCCTCGATCGGGGTCAGGAGGTTGCGCCGCACATCGACCGCGAGCGCCTTCAGGGGCGAGACATAAAGGGTATGCAACCGGTCGGTCGGATGGGCGATCAGATCGGCGAGGCTGGGCAGGAATCCGGCCAGCGTCTTGCCCGCGCCGGTCGGCGCGACCAGCAAAGCATGATCGCCCCGCTGCGCCGCCCCCAGCATGTCCATCTGGTGCCGCCGGGGTCGCCAGCCGCGCGACGCGAGCCAGCGTCCAATGATGGCGGGGAGGGCGAGCGGCATCAGGGGGATGTAGGGAGCCATGGCCCCGCTGTCACGCTCTGCGCTTTGCCACGAGGTTTCGGCCATGGTAGATTGCGCCTCTTCCTTCAGGACCGCGCAACGCCCTACAGGATCAAGCGTATAGGCTGTTGCGCAGCATAGCGCATGGAGAGTGGCCATGACCAAGACCATCCACACAGAGCCGATGCCGGACGTCTTTTTCGACATCTGGTTCATGCCTGCCGCCTTCTGGACCCAATGGTGGGGCTTTTATGCCGAGACGTTGAATGTCGGTCGTCTCTGCACGCCGCATCATCCGGTCGTACAGGATGAGTCGCCGGTCGATATCGAGGTCGAAGAGGGGCTGGTCGCCTGAATCGCCGCGGGGTACGCGGAATAATCATATAACGGCAAGAAATAATCTTACGCGCCCCTCTGGCCCTCCGCCGCCGCCCTGCGTTACACTCCCGCCACGACAGCGGCGCATCAGACGCCGCCAGCAGGAGATATGATATGACCGGCGAAACCGAAGCCGACCTGACCGGCGTGGAAGCCCCGCGCAACCGCCGCCGCCCCAAGGCCCCGATCATGGAGATCGACGGCCGTAAGCTGAAGCCTGCCACGCTCGCGCAACGCCCTACAGGATCAAGCGTATAGGCTGTTGCGCAGCATAGCGCATGGAGAGTGGCCATGACCAAGACCATCCACACAGAGCCGATGCCGGACGTCTTTTTCGACATCTGGTTCATGCCTGCCGCCTTCTGGACCCAATGGTGGGGCTTTTATGCCGAGACGTTGAATGTCGGTCGTCTCTGCACGCCGCATCATCCGGTCGTACAGGATGAGTCGCCGGTCGATATCGAGGTCGAAGAGGGGCTGGTCGCCTGAATCGCCGCGGGGTACGCGGAATAATCATATAACGGCAAGAAATAATCTTACGCGCCCCTCTGGCCCTCCGCCGCCGCCCTGCGTTACACTCCCGCCACGACAGCGGCGCATCAGACGCCGCCAGCAGGAGATATGATATGACCGGCGAAACCGAAGCCGACCTGACCGGCGTGGAAGCCCCGCGCAACCGCCGCCGCCCCAAGGCCCCGATCATGGAGATCGACGGCCGTAAGCTGAAGCCTGCCACGCTGATGATGGGCCATGGCTATGATCCGACCCTGTCGGAGGGGTCGCTCAAGCCGCCCATCTTCCTGACCTCCACCTTCGCCTTCGAAAGCGCCGCGGCCGGCAAGCGCCATTTCGAGGGCGTGACCGGCATTCGTCCCGGCGGATCGGAAGGGCTGGTCTATTCCCGCTTCAACGGCCCCAATCAGGAGATTTGCGAGGATCGCCTGTCGGTGTGGGAAGAGGCGGAAGATGCGCTGCTCTTTTCCAGCGGCATGTCGGCCATCGCCACCACATTGCTGGCGCTGGTGCAGCCCGGCGACGTGATCGTCCATTCGGCGCCGCTCTATGCCGCGACCGAATCGCTGATCGGCCGCATATTGGGCAAATTCGGGGTGCAATGGCTCGATTTTCCGGCCGGCGCGACCGAAGAAGAAATCGGCGCGGTGATCGAGAAGGCCAGGGGTCTGGGCCGCGTCGCCCTGCTCTATCTGGAAAGCCCGGCCAACCCGACCAATGTGCTTGTCGACGTGGAAGCGGTGGTCGCGCGGCGCGACTCGCTGTTCGCCGGGGAAGCGCATGTCCCGCCGATCGCGATCGACAATACGTTCCTGGGGCCGCTGTGGCACAAGCCGCTCGCCCATGGCGCTGACCTCGTCATCTACAGCCTGACCAAATATGCCGGCGGGCATAGCGACCTCGTCGCGGGCGGGGTGCTGGGCTCCAACGCGCTGATCACCACCATCCGGTTGATGCGCAACACGATCGGCACGATCCTCGATCCCCATAGCGCCTGGATGCTGCTGCGATCGCTGGAGACGCTGGAATTGCGCATGAGCCGGGCGGGCGAGAATGCGGAGAAAGTCTGCGCCTGGCTCAAGGACCAGCCGCAGGTGGAGAAGGTGGTCTATCTGGGCTTTCCCGAAACCGAGCGGCAGGCGGACATCTATCGCCGCCATTGCACCGGCGCGGGATCGACCTTCTCGCTCTACCTCAAGGGTGGCGAGGCGGAGGCCTTCGCCTTTCTCGACGCGCTCAAGATCGCCAAGCTGGCGGTCAGCCTGGGCGGGACCGAGACGCTCGCCAGTCATCCCGCCGCCATGACCCATCTGTCCGTGCCGGCCGAGCGCAAGAAGGCGCTGGCGATCGGCGACAATATGGTCCGCATCTCGATCGGCTGCGAGGATGCCGACGACCTGATCGCCGATTTCGCCCAGGCGTTGCGGCAGGTCGGCTGAGCCATGACCCGCCCCTTGCTGTTGCTGGGCCAGCCGCATCTGGCGCCGCTGCTGCCGCTGCTGGAGGCGGATCATGACGTCATCGCCTTGTGGGATGCGCCCGCGCCGGATCGGCTGTCCGCAGTGGATGCGCTGGTCTGGGCGGGCGAATTTCCACTCGGCCGCGACCTGATCGACGCGATGCCGCGGCTGCGCCTCATCGCCTGCTTCACCGTGGGCTATGATGGTGTCGATCTGGGGCTGGCGCGGCAGCGGGGCATCGCCGTCGCCCATGCCGGCAATGTCAATGCGGAGGATGTCGCCGACCATGCGATCGGCCTGCTGCTGGCGCATCGCCGCCGGATCGTGGACGGCGACCGCCAGGTGCGTGGCGGCGGCTGGACCGCCGCGACCAAGATGATCACCCGGTCGATCGGCGGCGCACGGCTGGGGATCGTGGGCATGGGCGCGATCGGCCAGGCGGCGGCCGAACGGGCTGCGGCGATGAAGATGCGCATCGGCTGGTGGGGGCCACGGCCCAAGCCCGACCTGCCCTGGCCCCGCGCCGACACGCTGGAGACTCTGGCCCGAGACAGCGACATCCTGCTGGTCGCCGCACGCGCCGATGCGGATAATCGCGGCATGATCGATGCCCGGATCATGGACGCGCTGGGCCCGGACGGATTGCTGGTCAATGTCGGACGCGGACAATTGGTGGATGAGGCGGCGCTGGTCGTCGCGTTGCGGAAGGGGCGGCTGGGCGGCGCAGCGCTCGACGTGTTCGACCCCGAGCCGACCGATCCGTCACGCTGGGTCGATATGCCCCATCTGGTGCTGACCCCGCATAGCGGCGGCGCGACGCATGAGGCAGTGGGCCGGATGGCGCAGGCGCTGATGGCCAATCTGGCCGCCCATTTCGCCGGCGAACCGCTGCCATCGCTCGTGACCGGGCACGGGTGACGCCGAATCGATCGAAACGACAAGGCGAAAGGCGCAGCACGGCCGAATCAACGAACGCAAAGCAATCAGATGAACGGGAAGACGATCGACGGACCGTCAGCGCATCAGAATTTGAAGATGGTGCCCAGATAGACGGCCTGGCTGTCCTGCCGCTCGTCGGTCATCGGGGTCAGGCGACCCGCCACGCTATTATTGTAGCGCACGCCGGCGGTGACGTTCAGGTTGCGCGTCAGCGAATAGGAGCTGGCGAGATCGAGCGAATAATCCTTGTCCGCCGACGGATTGCGTACGGTCGCGCCGGGTTCGCGGCGGCTTTCGAGCAGCACCTTGGTGCTGAACCGATCCTTCTTGCCGTCATCCAGCGAGAAATTCTTCGCATCGACCATGGTTTCGACCGGCACCGGGTCCAGCGCCTTGCGGCCCACCGCGTCGGGCAGGGCGAACTTGCGCCAGTTATGCGCGCCGTTCAGGCTGAACGCCACCGGCTTGATGTCGATCGCATCGATCGCGCGGTTCACCGCCACCCGGTCGTCACCGGCCGCGCGCACCATGACGGTGATCGAACGCTGGCCGCTCTGCGAGCCGCTGGTCGGGGTGAAACGAAAACCCTGCCGACCCGCCGACGCCGCGATCTTCGCATAGGCCGCGGCAAGACGCGGGTCCTTGATGGTGGGGGTGAAGGAGGAGATGCTGCCCAGATCGCCCAGCGACACGGGCGCTTCCGCACGCAGCCGCATCAGATCGGTCGCCGCGCCGAAAGCGGGAGACAGCATGAAGCCAGCGACGGCCAGCGCCGCGCCCGTTCCTGCCAAATATCCCCTGTTCACACGCATGACCCGATTCTTTTCCCCGCCGATATGTCTTGCGTAACGCTCTACACCCGCAAAGCCTCCACTGACTAGGGGCAGAACGCCTTTTTGTCCGAGCTGTTGCATGGAACACACAGGCGTCGGCCGCCGAACGGGAGCGTTACCAGCGCGCGCGATCACGCATCCCGTCGCGTGCGCGGTCGCGCCCCCTTGCCCCGCGCCGCACGACCACTATAGAAGCGGTCAGTTTTTGTCGTCTTTTCATGCTAGGACATGCCTGATGGTCCGCCGCCTTCCCGCTTCTGCAACCGCCGGCCTGCTGCTGGCCGCGCTCCTTCCGCTGGCCGCTTGCGGTGGCGGCGCCAAGGACCGGCCCAAGGCCGACCTCGCCGCATCGAAGGTCACGACGATCGGCGTCAACGCCTATCTATGGCGCGCCTCGCTCGACACCCTGTCCTTCATGCCGATGGTGCAGACCGATTCGAACGGCGGCGTGATCGTCACCGACTGGTACGCCAATCCCAACAGCCCCAATGAACGGATGAAGCTGACCGTGTCGATCCTGGACCAGGATCTGCGCGCCGACGCGCTGCGCGTCGCGGCCAGCCGCCAGGTCAACCAGGGCGGCCAGTGGGTCGACGCCCCGGTCGCCGCGGCCACCGTGCAGAAGCTGGAGGAAGTGATCCTGACCAAGGCGCGCGACCTGCGCCGCATGGCGATCGGCTGACCCACCGGTTCGGGCGGCGCAGGCGCGGCGTCCCATTTTTCTGATCCGTCGGGGCTGGGCTTGGAAAGGTCCAGCCCGATCGCATTTGTAAGGACATGACATGCAAAGGCGCTTCAACCCGCTTGAGGCCGACGCCCGCTGGCAGGCGACCTGGGACGAGCAGCAGAGCTTCAAGGCCGACGATGCGTCGCCCAAGCCGCGCAGCTATGTGCTGGAGATGTTCCCCTATCCGTCGGGGCGCATCCATATCGGCCATGTCCGCAACTATTCGATGGGCGACGTGCTGGCGCGATTCCGCCGGATGACGGGGCATGAAGTGCTGCATCCGATGGGCTGGGACGCCTTTGGCATGCCGGCCGAAAATGCGGCGATGGAAAAGAAGGTCCATCCGGGCGAATGGACGCGGTCCAACATCGCCAACATGCGCGCGCAGTTGAAGAAGCTGGGCTTCGCGATCGACTGGAGCCGCGAACTCGCCACCTGCGAGCCGGACTATTATGGCCATGAACAGGCGCTGTTCCTGGACATGCTGGAAGCGGGCCTGGTCTATCGCAAGGAATCGGCGGTCAATTGGGATCCGGTCGACATGACCGTGCTGGCCAACGAGCAGGTGATCGACGGGCGCGGCTGGCGATCCGGTGCGCTGGTCGAGAAGCGCAAGCTGAGCCAATGGTTCCTGAAGATCACCCAGTTCGCCGACGATCTGGTCGCGGGGCTGGCTACGCTGGACCAGTGGCCCGACAAGGTGAAGCTGATGCAGGAAAACTGGATCGGCAAATCGGTCGGTTTGCAATTCCATTTCGAACCGGTCGCGCCGTTCGACAGCCGGATCGAGGTCTATTCGACCCGGCCCGACACGATTTTCGGGGCCAGCTTCGTCGCGATCGCCGCCGACCACCCGATCGCGCAGGCCGTCGCCGCGAACAACCCGCAAGCGGTCGCCTTCATCGATCAATGCAAGGCGGGCGGCACCACCGCGGCCGAACTGGAAACGGCGGAGAAACTGGGTTTCGACACCGGCCTGACCGTCGCGCATCCGTTCGATCCCGACTGGCACCTGCCGGTCTTCATCGCCAATTTCGTGCTGATGGACTATGGCACCGGCGCGGTCATGGGCGTGCCCGCGCACGACCAGCGCGACCTCGACTTTGCGCGCAAATATATGCTCCCCGTCGAGCGCGTGGTCGCGGCCGAGGGCGACGAGCAGGCGCCGATCCATAACGAAGCCTATAGTGCGCCGGGCCGCCTGGTGAACTCCCGCTTCCTCGACGGCATGACCGTGGACGAGGCGAAGGCCGAGGTCATTCGCCGCGCCGAATCGGAAGGCTGGGGCGCGGGCAAGACCGTGTTCCGCCTGCGCGACTGGGGCGTATCGCGCCAGCGTTACTGGGGCACGCCGATCCCGGTCATCCATTGCGAGGCCTGCGGCCCGGTGGGCGTGCCCAAGGACCAGTTGCCGGTCGTGCTGCCCGACGATGTCACGTTCGACATTCCCGGCAATCCGCTCGATCGCCATCCGACCTGGAAGCATGTCGATTGCCCAAGCTGCGGCCAGCCGGCAGTGCGGGAAACCGATACGCTCGACACATTTGCGGATTCGAGCTGGTATTTCATCCGCTTCGCCAGCCAGCCGGACGACAAGCCGTTCGACCGCGAAACGGTCGAACAATGGCTGCCGGTCGGCCAATATATCGGTGGCGTGGAACATGCGATCCTGCACTTGCTCTACGCCCGCTTCTGGACCCGCGCGCTCCAGCATATGGGGAAATTGGGTTTCGCCGAGCCGTTCACCGGCCTGTTCACGCAGGGCATGGTGACGCACG
Encoded proteins:
- a CDS encoding membrane-like protein, encoding MKAARLLLPVALLGGCGDGEPVANQTQPVPAKAIAVPIDKGGVVHEAMTAAPPPPTAVLPKPLVSRGTSSPRPAAPAYRAIGTEPFWAVTVRGSTATLERPDHAPQRFSVRTEADDKAIRYQGDGFAMTLTQGPCSDGMSDAIWSDRVQVAFGEGTLKGCGGERDGGERDGGERDGGDDAP
- a CDS encoding ligase-associated DNA damage response DEXH box helicase, whose protein sequence is MPLALPAIIGRWLASRGWRPRRHQMDMLGAAQRGDHALLVAPTGAGKTLAGFLPSLADLIAHPTDRLHTLYVSPLKALAVDVRRNLLTPIEEMGLPISVETRTGDTPSDRKARQRVRPPQILLTTPESLSLLLSYPDAALLFSDLRTVIVDEVHAFATQKRGDLLSLSMARLQAINPALRRVALSATVADVDAYRAWLAPDGDIDRVTPVMGEAGAEPNVAILIPEGRVPWSGHSGKYAAKQVMAEIEARQTTLVFCNTRGLAELIFQELWSVNDANLPIAIHHGSLSIEARRKVESAMAAGKLRALVATASLDLGVDWGNVDCVIQMGAPKGSSRLLQRIGRANHRLDQASEAILIPGNRFEYLEARAALDAVEAGERDADDFRAGSLDVLVQHVMGLACAGPFRAEDLLDELRSATPYSGLTAEAFDHVLHFIEGGGYALRAYDRFKRLTQDDDGQGNVLWRVSHPRFIQQHRLNAGIIVDQPALAVRFANGRKLGTVEEGFAAQLRPGDSFFFSGMALEVVRMDTSDLTVRATSKQARIPSWGGTRMAMSTRLADRVRHFLAAPQEWHRFPPDVREWLEMQKLRSALPQPGQLLIETFPHEGRHYLVCYSFEGWNAHQSLGMLLTRRMESQGLMPLGFVSNDYALAVYGLKPVTDPQSLFSADILDHEFVDWVEQSSLLKRAFRDVAVISGLIERQHPGKRKTGRQVTFSTDLIYDVLRKYQPDHLLLKAAWADARARMTDVGRLGDLIDRAATTMLHVTLERVSPLAVPVLILIGREHVAQSAAEDALLIEAEALVAEAMRAD
- a CDS encoding cystathionine gamma-synthase family protein, whose translation is MTGETEADLTGVEAPRNRRRPKAPIMEIDGRKLKPATLMMGHGYDPTLSEGSLKPPIFLTSTFAFESAAAGKRHFEGVTGIRPGGSEGLVYSRFNGPNQEICEDRLSVWEEAEDALLFSSGMSAIATTLLALVQPGDVIVHSAPLYAATESLIGRILGKFGVQWLDFPAGATEEEIGAVIEKARGLGRVALLYLESPANPTNVLVDVEAVVARRDSLFAGEAHVPPIAIDNTFLGPLWHKPLAHGADLVIYSLTKYAGGHSDLVAGGVLGSNALITTIRLMRNTIGTILDPHSAWMLLRSLETLELRMSRAGENAEKVCAWLKDQPQVEKVVYLGFPETERQADIYRRHCTGAGSTFSLYLKGGEAEAFAFLDALKIAKLAVSLGGTETLASHPAAMTHLSVPAERKKALAIGDNMVRISIGCEDADDLIADFAQALRQVG
- a CDS encoding 2-hydroxyacid dehydrogenase, which codes for MTRPLLLLGQPHLAPLLPLLEADHDVIALWDAPAPDRLSAVDALVWAGEFPLGRDLIDAMPRLRLIACFTVGYDGVDLGLARQRGIAVAHAGNVNAEDVADHAIGLLLAHRRRIVDGDRQVRGGGWTAATKMITRSIGGARLGIVGMGAIGQAAAERAAAMKMRIGWWGPRPKPDLPWPRADTLETLARDSDILLVAARADADNRGMIDARIMDALGPDGLLVNVGRGQLVDEAALVVALRKGRLGGAALDVFDPEPTDPSRWVDMPHLVLTPHSGGATHEAVGRMAQALMANLAAHFAGEPLPSLVTGHG
- a CDS encoding DUF3576 domain-containing protein produces the protein MVRRLPASATAGLLLAALLPLAACGGGAKDRPKADLAASKVTTIGVNAYLWRASLDTLSFMPMVQTDSNGGVIVTDWYANPNSPNERMKLTVSILDQDLRADALRVAASRQVNQGGQWVDAPVAAATVQKLEEVILTKARDLRRMAIG
- the leuS gene encoding leucine--tRNA ligase; its protein translation is MQRRFNPLEADARWQATWDEQQSFKADDASPKPRSYVLEMFPYPSGRIHIGHVRNYSMGDVLARFRRMTGHEVLHPMGWDAFGMPAENAAMEKKVHPGEWTRSNIANMRAQLKKLGFAIDWSRELATCEPDYYGHEQALFLDMLEAGLVYRKESAVNWDPVDMTVLANEQVIDGRGWRSGALVEKRKLSQWFLKITQFADDLVAGLATLDQWPDKVKLMQENWIGKSVGLQFHFEPVAPFDSRIEVYSTRPDTIFGASFVAIAADHPIAQAVAANNPQAVAFIDQCKAGGTTAAELETAEKLGFDTGLTVAHPFDPDWHLPVFIANFVLMDYGTGAVMGVPAHDQRDLDFARKYMLPVERVVAAEGDEQAPIHNEAYSAPGRLVNSRFLDGMTVDEAKAEVIRRAESEGWGAGKTVFRLRDWGVSRQRYWGTPIPVIHCEACGPVGVPKDQLPVVLPDDVTFDIPGNPLDRHPTWKHVDCPSCGQPAVRETDTLDTFADSSWYFIRFASQPDDKPFDRETVEQWLPVGQYIGGVEHAILHLLYARFWTRALQHMGKLGFAEPFTGLFTQGMVTHETYSREQGEGLPPVYFAPGEIDRTSEGATLIADAAPVEVGRVIKMSKSKKNVVDPDDIIAQYGADAVRWFMLSDSPPERDLPWTEAGIEGSWRFVNRVWRLFGEYDASAEGADKALDRKLHQTVDGVARDIEALGFNKAVAKIYELVNTIEKAKPSASRTAAIRGLALLVAPMTPHLAEEGWAEMHGDGLIADAAWPPVDPALLVDDEVTIACQVMGKLRDTITVPKGTPKDELEKLALAAPNVIRTLDGATPKKIIVVPDRLVNIVF